A genomic region of Solanum dulcamara chromosome 2, daSolDulc1.2, whole genome shotgun sequence contains the following coding sequences:
- the LOC129879846 gene encoding uncharacterized protein LOC129879846, whose amino-acid sequence MTSPMIQKEIVTACKIETIKAIIEELNGDYFALLIDESFVLSRKEKLTVVLRYVDRMGFVMERLIDIIHVQDTCASSLKEAIVNLLAQHFLSLSYVRGQCYDGASNMQGRINGLKMLIKQESRSAHSVHCFAH is encoded by the coding sequence ATGACTTCTCCAATGATTCAAAAAGAAATTGTGACTGCATGCAAAATTGAAACAATTAAGGCTATCATAGAAGAATTAAATGGTGATTACTTTGCCTTGTTGATTGATGAATCTTTTGTTTTATCGCGCAAGGAGAAATTGACCGTTGTTTTACGATATGTTGATAGAATGGGATTTGTGATGGAGCGACTTATCGACATTATTCATGTTCAAGATACTTGTGCATCATCTCTAAAGGAAGCAATTGTTAATTTACTTGCTCAACATTTCTTGAGTCTTTCTTATGTACGTGGACAATGTTATGATGGAGCGAGTAATATGCAAGGTAGAATCAATGgccttaaaatgttgattaaGCAAGAAAGTAGATCGGCTCATTCTGTTCATTGCTTTGCTCATTAA